From the genome of Devriesea agamarum, one region includes:
- the rho gene encoding transcription termination factor Rho, translated as MTDTKSASADGNDLASLKLPALQSIATSLGIKGVRRFRKGELIDEIRNAHARAAAYSASLAARRASEAASKERSASSTPRSTRENSSADSTSASSPVSRDTSAQPAKDSDRTSRADRTEDSSSSQGRSPRAERPERAESSERGERQESERSPRRYSDRDGDRRRASDRSQRYDRAERGERTERGERTERSERTERSESGLDQGNRGAIQIDLPPARDQRQRPQRIEDIELPVSNRDQRKRSEDRDEQRTGQRFDRRQAGTGPDDDDDRRGGRRSRNRRDRKRRGRGDNLPETDEDVREGDVLMGVAGILDIRDNYAFVRTTGYLPGPSDVYVSMNQVRKAGLRKGDAITGQVKAPRDGESQNQGGGKHQKFAALVRVDTVNGLAPEQVRQRVEFSKLTPLYPDERLRLERNPSNITPRVIDLVSPIGKGQRGLIVAPPKTGKTIILQQIADSIAENNPEVHLMVVLVDERPEEVTDMQRTVKGEVIASTFDRPADDHTTVAELAIERAKRLVEMGRDVVVLLDSITRLGRAYNLAAPASGRILSGGVDSSALYPPKRFFGAARNVEHGGSLTILATALVETGSKMDEVIFEEFKGTGNMELKLDRRLADRRIFPAVDVNASGTRREEALMGREELAIMWKLRRVLSALEQQQALELLLERIKKTQSNTEFLVTVQKTTPVPGRGNND; from the coding sequence GTGACCGACACCAAATCTGCGTCGGCTGACGGGAACGACCTCGCATCCCTCAAGCTTCCCGCACTTCAATCTATTGCGACCTCGCTCGGTATTAAAGGGGTAAGGCGCTTCCGCAAGGGAGAGCTCATCGACGAAATTCGCAACGCCCATGCGCGAGCTGCCGCCTACAGTGCGTCGCTTGCTGCACGTCGGGCGAGTGAGGCCGCCTCAAAGGAGCGGTCTGCGTCGTCAACCCCCCGAAGCACCCGTGAGAATTCATCTGCTGACTCGACGTCAGCGTCGTCGCCGGTATCTCGCGACACTTCGGCGCAACCGGCGAAAGACTCCGACCGTACCTCCCGTGCGGACCGCACTGAGGACTCTTCCTCGTCCCAGGGGCGTAGCCCGAGGGCGGAGCGTCCGGAGCGCGCCGAGTCCTCGGAACGCGGTGAACGTCAGGAGTCTGAGCGCTCGCCGCGCCGCTACTCTGACCGCGATGGGGACCGTCGCCGCGCCTCAGACCGTTCACAGCGCTACGACCGTGCTGAGCGAGGAGAACGGACCGAGCGTGGCGAACGGACTGAGCGTTCGGAACGCACGGAACGCTCAGAATCTGGCTTAGACCAGGGGAACCGCGGCGCTATCCAAATAGATTTGCCCCCCGCACGGGACCAGCGCCAGCGTCCCCAACGCATTGAGGACATCGAATTGCCGGTGTCGAACCGCGACCAGCGTAAACGTTCCGAAGATCGCGACGAGCAGCGCACCGGACAGCGCTTTGATCGCCGCCAGGCTGGCACCGGGCCGGACGACGACGATGATCGTCGCGGTGGTCGCCGCTCGCGCAACCGACGCGATCGCAAACGGCGTGGCCGGGGCGATAACCTGCCCGAAACCGATGAGGATGTACGCGAGGGCGACGTTCTGATGGGCGTCGCTGGCATCCTCGATATCCGCGACAACTACGCATTCGTGCGCACCACTGGGTATCTGCCCGGCCCGAGCGATGTGTACGTCTCCATGAACCAGGTGCGCAAAGCTGGTCTGCGCAAGGGAGATGCCATCACCGGCCAGGTAAAGGCCCCCCGAGATGGTGAGTCTCAAAACCAGGGTGGTGGAAAGCACCAAAAGTTTGCGGCTTTGGTGCGGGTGGACACCGTCAATGGGCTGGCTCCTGAGCAGGTGCGCCAGCGGGTGGAGTTTTCTAAGCTCACCCCGCTATACCCGGATGAACGGTTGCGGTTAGAAAGAAACCCGTCAAACATCACTCCCCGGGTGATCGACCTGGTCTCTCCGATTGGTAAAGGCCAGCGCGGTTTGATTGTGGCGCCGCCGAAAACCGGTAAAACAATTATCCTGCAGCAGATTGCAGACTCCATCGCGGAAAACAACCCCGAGGTGCACCTGATGGTGGTACTCGTGGATGAGCGCCCCGAGGAAGTCACCGATATGCAGCGGACCGTGAAAGGTGAGGTCATCGCCTCCACCTTTGACCGCCCAGCCGATGACCACACGACCGTCGCTGAATTGGCGATTGAACGGGCAAAGCGTCTGGTGGAAATGGGCCGCGATGTAGTGGTTCTGCTTGACTCCATTACCCGTCTTGGGCGTGCTTACAACCTCGCAGCTCCCGCCTCGGGCCGTATCTTGTCCGGCGGTGTGGATTCCTCGGCGCTGTACCCGCCCAAACGATTCTTTGGCGCGGCCCGCAATGTTGAGCATGGTGGATCGCTGACCATTCTTGCTACCGCGCTGGTAGAAACCGGCTCGAAGATGGACGAAGTGATCTTCGAGGAATTTAAGGGCACCGGCAATATGGAGCTGAAACTCGATCGCCGTTTGGCGGATCGACGGATCTTCCCGGCGGTCGATGTCAACGCCTCGGGTACGCGTCGCGAAGAAGCACTGATGGGCCGCGAAGAGCTCGCCATTATGTGGAAACTTCGCCGGGTGCTGTCTGCTCTGGAACAGCAGCAGGCACTTGAGCTTCTGCTGGAACGCATTAAAAAAACTCAGTCCAATACTGAATTCTTGGTGACCGTGCAAAAAACGACGCCGGTTCCCGGACGCGGTAACAACGACTGA
- the thrB gene encoding homoserine kinase, with amino-acid sequence MRIERTGVSVSVPATSANLGPGFDCLGLALGLRDDLEVEALAGGLDIEVQGEGRDEVPRGEDHLVVRALRTTLDYVGAPQAGLRLRAINRIPHGRGLGSSAAAVIAGIALARGLVTPRGVHPDEVLHPAAMLQLASDLEGHPDNAAAALLGGATIAWQHGQTARAMRLPIPAHSVVDPLILSPQNTLATSHARGLLPEQVSHRDAVFAVSRVALLVHALTNEHSDLSLLMDASEDVLHQEYRAPAMPESLDLVRILRQEGYPATISGAGPSVLVLAGVDEDLASIVRRAVGDPGAWRLARPGLDRRGAVCDDI; translated from the coding sequence GTGAGAATTGAACGAACCGGAGTTAGCGTCAGCGTGCCCGCGACGAGTGCAAACCTAGGCCCGGGCTTTGACTGCCTGGGTCTTGCCCTGGGACTTCGCGATGACCTGGAGGTTGAAGCGCTCGCCGGTGGTCTCGATATTGAGGTCCAAGGGGAGGGACGTGATGAGGTTCCCCGCGGCGAGGACCATTTGGTGGTGCGCGCCCTGCGCACCACGCTCGATTATGTGGGAGCTCCCCAGGCAGGTCTGCGTCTGCGCGCCATCAATAGAATTCCGCATGGACGAGGGTTGGGGTCCTCGGCCGCAGCGGTGATTGCGGGGATCGCGCTGGCTCGCGGACTCGTGACGCCCCGTGGAGTACACCCGGATGAGGTGCTTCACCCTGCCGCAATGCTTCAGTTGGCCTCTGACCTGGAAGGGCATCCCGATAACGCGGCGGCAGCGTTGTTGGGTGGGGCGACCATCGCCTGGCAACACGGGCAGACTGCGCGGGCGATGCGGCTTCCAATCCCGGCTCATTCGGTGGTGGATCCGCTCATATTGTCCCCGCAGAACACGCTGGCTACCTCCCATGCTCGAGGTCTGCTCCCCGAACAGGTCAGCCACCGCGATGCGGTGTTCGCGGTGAGCCGGGTCGCTCTTTTAGTACATGCTCTCACTAATGAGCACAGCGACTTGAGCCTCCTGATGGACGCAAGCGAAGACGTTCTGCATCAGGAATACCGGGCCCCGGCAATGCCTGAGTCGCTGGACCTCGTACGTATCTTGCGTCAAGAGGGTTATCCGGCGACTATTTCGGGTGCGGGACCATCGGTGTTGGTGCTCGCCGGAGTCGATGAGGATCTCGCCAGTATTGTGCGTCGTGCAGTCGGAGATCCCGGGGCATGGCGGCTGGCCCGACCAGGTTTGGACCGACGCGGGGCCGTGTGCGACGACATCTGA
- the thrC gene encoding threonine synthase, which yields MGAQLWRGVIAEHRERLPLTAEDPELTLGEGGTPLIPVPALSRQVSGDVYVKVEGMNPTGSFKDRGMVVAMAKAAGRGARSVIAASTGNTSASAAAYASRLGMDCTVLLPQGKIAAGKLAQAIVHGARLIAVDGNFDDCLTIARTLHERFPVELVNSVNPFRLQGQKTAAFEVCNALGYAPDLHILPVGNAGNISAYWLGYTEYYQDKVISARPRMWGFQAAGAAPFVLGGPVAHPETVATAIRIGAPASWDLALAARDESGGKIEAVTDEQILAAQAMLADQAGVFVEPASAAGIAGLVQNARRGEVEAGQTIVVTVTGNGLKDVDTALSTRDLRPVEIPATADAAAQAMNL from the coding sequence GTGGGAGCGCAACTGTGGCGAGGTGTTATCGCTGAGCATCGTGAGCGCCTTCCGCTCACCGCCGAGGATCCTGAGCTGACCCTGGGTGAAGGCGGGACCCCGCTGATCCCGGTCCCAGCTTTATCCCGTCAAGTGTCCGGGGACGTCTATGTCAAAGTGGAAGGGATGAACCCGACCGGTTCCTTTAAAGACCGGGGCATGGTGGTGGCGATGGCAAAGGCTGCGGGCCGAGGTGCCCGCAGTGTGATCGCTGCATCCACCGGGAACACCAGCGCTTCCGCGGCCGCGTATGCCAGCCGACTCGGGATGGATTGCACGGTTCTTTTGCCCCAGGGGAAGATCGCTGCCGGGAAGCTCGCCCAGGCGATTGTGCACGGTGCCCGTTTAATCGCGGTGGACGGTAACTTTGACGACTGCCTGACCATTGCCCGCACGCTCCACGAGCGTTTCCCAGTGGAACTGGTTAACTCCGTGAATCCGTTCCGCTTACAGGGCCAGAAAACCGCTGCGTTTGAAGTCTGTAATGCGCTTGGATACGCCCCTGACCTGCACATTCTGCCCGTCGGAAATGCGGGTAACATTTCGGCCTACTGGCTCGGGTACACCGAGTACTACCAGGACAAAGTCATCTCAGCTCGTCCGCGCATGTGGGGATTCCAAGCCGCAGGTGCGGCTCCATTCGTCCTGGGCGGCCCGGTTGCGCATCCCGAAACGGTCGCGACGGCGATCCGGATCGGCGCTCCAGCGTCGTGGGACCTGGCCCTCGCTGCGCGAGATGAATCCGGCGGCAAAATTGAAGCGGTCACGGATGAACAGATTCTCGCCGCCCAGGCCATGCTCGCGGACCAGGCCGGAGTGTTCGTGGAACCCGCCTCAGCCGCAGGGATCGCCGGACTTGTGCAAAACGCTCGGCGCGGCGAGGTTGAAGCTGGCCAAACCATTGTGGTGACAGTGACCGGCAACGGTCTCAAAGATGTCGATACCGCGCTGTCCACGCGCGACCTGCGACCGGTGGAAATTCCCGCCACTGCGGATGCGGCAGCCCAGGCGATGAATCTGTGA
- a CDS encoding homoserine dehydrogenase, whose product MSVDSASSHSRLVRGGQPGAQTKPVTLAILGAGTVGTEVLRLLDIQRDDLAQRVGAPLEVIGIAVQSLHAPRAAHVNRKLLTDQPQSLVRTADIVVEMMGGLHPAGDLLESALESGASVVTANKALLAADGPRLYEAADRHGADIYFEAAVAGAIPLVRPIRESLAGDRVRRVLGIVNGTTNYILDAMTRHGQDFQEALGRAQELGYAEADPTADVDGDDAASKAAILASLAFHSRVRLDDVHCEGIRSINVDDIAAARRLGMVIKLLCIVERVDDDQHGERIAARVYPAMLPLAHPLSSVGGAYNAVFVEAEAAGSLMFYGQGAGGSPTASAVLGDIVSVARHRVQGGKGPNESRYADLPVAPVGELESGFYIALDVLDQPGVLAAVAGTLSGHGISIRTIHQEVNSESGHARVELVTYRAREDALNSALESLRADAHVVCISSMLRVEGE is encoded by the coding sequence ATGTCAGTGGATAGTGCCTCATCCCATAGCCGGTTAGTGCGCGGGGGACAGCCCGGTGCACAGACCAAACCCGTGACCCTCGCAATCCTTGGCGCTGGCACGGTGGGAACTGAGGTGCTGCGCCTTTTAGACATTCAGCGCGATGACTTGGCTCAGCGCGTGGGAGCCCCTTTAGAAGTGATCGGTATTGCGGTGCAATCTCTTCATGCCCCACGGGCTGCGCATGTGAACCGGAAACTGCTCACTGACCAGCCGCAGTCTCTTGTGCGCACAGCTGACATCGTCGTCGAAATGATGGGCGGTCTGCATCCGGCGGGCGATCTGTTGGAATCCGCGCTCGAATCTGGGGCGTCGGTCGTGACCGCCAACAAGGCGTTGCTTGCCGCAGATGGCCCGCGGCTCTATGAGGCCGCAGACCGGCATGGCGCTGACATCTATTTTGAGGCTGCGGTCGCCGGGGCTATTCCTTTGGTTCGCCCAATTCGAGAGTCCTTGGCAGGAGATCGAGTGCGCCGGGTGCTCGGCATTGTCAACGGCACCACCAACTACATCCTTGACGCCATGACTCGCCACGGACAGGACTTCCAAGAAGCTCTTGGGCGTGCCCAAGAACTCGGGTATGCCGAAGCGGACCCCACCGCCGACGTGGACGGGGATGATGCCGCCAGCAAAGCCGCGATCCTTGCATCGCTTGCATTTCACTCTCGGGTCCGACTCGATGATGTCCACTGTGAGGGCATCCGCTCTATCAACGTGGACGACATCGCCGCCGCTCGCAGGCTTGGCATGGTGATCAAGTTGCTGTGCATCGTGGAACGTGTAGACGATGACCAGCACGGTGAGCGGATCGCTGCGCGCGTATATCCCGCTATGTTGCCCTTGGCGCATCCGCTCTCTTCGGTCGGCGGAGCCTACAACGCGGTGTTTGTTGAGGCGGAAGCCGCAGGGAGTCTCATGTTCTACGGTCAGGGCGCCGGGGGATCGCCCACTGCGTCCGCGGTGCTCGGTGACATTGTGTCGGTAGCCCGGCATCGGGTGCAGGGCGGCAAAGGCCCCAATGAGTCTCGCTACGCTGATTTGCCCGTCGCCCCGGTCGGCGAGCTGGAGTCGGGCTTTTATATTGCGCTGGACGTGCTCGATCAGCCGGGCGTGCTGGCCGCAGTGGCTGGGACCCTCTCGGGCCATGGGATCTCCATTCGGACTATCCACCAGGAGGTCAATAGTGAAAGTGGGCATGCCAGGGTAGAGCTGGTGACATATCGGGCACGCGAAGATGCCCTGAATTCTGCGCTTGAGTCTCTGCGCGCCGATGCGCATGTGGTGTGTATTTCGTCGATGCTGCGGGTTGAAGGAGAGTGA
- the lysA gene encoding diaminopimelate decarboxylase, producing MRAHEAGALHGNDASPQWLPYPEDVNALIDGLWSTTVRRGHDGALEVGGVDIREIARDIGTPAVIVDEEDFRSRARGFRKAFESAFAPLGGVDVYYAGKAFLCTAVARWVSEEGLGLDVCSGGELAVALRAGFPAHRLTLHGNNKSDEEIYRALSAGIGRIVIDSLDEVDQVARIARDLNVVAPVLIRVTAGVEAHTHEFIATAHEDQKFGLSLTGGQARRAIERVLDRDDYLELKGLHSHIGSQIFNVSGFGVAAARIVRLLREVRDDFGRVLPELDLGGGFGVMYTTQNTPATPEDLADGLAQIVREECDRAGLEYPRVSIEPGRAIAGPAALTLYTVGTVKDVAIGGPYHRWYVSVDGGMSDNIRTALYDADYSCLLASRVSLADPAVVRVVGKHCESGDIVVKDEYLPADVRRGDLLAVPVTGAYCFSLASNYNHVPRPAVVAVRDGKIHTIVRRETEDDLLARDVG from the coding sequence GTGCGTGCACATGAGGCCGGAGCCCTTCACGGCAATGACGCGAGCCCGCAATGGTTGCCTTATCCCGAGGACGTGAATGCGCTCATCGATGGACTCTGGTCGACAACGGTGCGCCGCGGACATGACGGTGCGCTAGAAGTTGGGGGTGTTGACATCCGTGAGATTGCCCGGGACATTGGCACTCCGGCGGTCATCGTCGACGAAGAGGATTTCCGGTCCCGCGCCCGTGGTTTTAGAAAAGCGTTTGAGTCGGCGTTTGCTCCACTCGGTGGGGTAGACGTGTATTACGCGGGTAAAGCGTTTTTATGCACTGCGGTTGCGCGTTGGGTGAGCGAAGAAGGGCTCGGATTGGACGTGTGCAGCGGCGGTGAGTTAGCGGTCGCGTTGCGGGCAGGTTTTCCGGCTCATCGCCTGACGTTGCATGGCAATAACAAGTCTGATGAGGAGATTTATCGGGCCTTGTCTGCCGGGATTGGGCGGATCGTGATCGACTCCCTCGACGAAGTGGATCAAGTTGCCCGCATTGCTCGGGACCTTAATGTCGTCGCACCCGTGCTTATTCGTGTCACAGCGGGGGTTGAAGCACATACTCATGAGTTCATTGCGACGGCGCATGAGGATCAGAAATTTGGTCTTTCGCTCACCGGGGGGCAGGCCAGGCGTGCCATTGAACGGGTCTTGGACCGCGACGATTACCTCGAACTGAAAGGTTTGCATTCGCATATCGGTTCCCAGATCTTCAACGTGAGTGGTTTTGGGGTTGCGGCCGCGCGTATCGTGAGGCTTTTGCGAGAAGTCCGGGATGATTTTGGTCGGGTGTTACCTGAGCTCGATCTAGGCGGCGGCTTTGGGGTGATGTACACCACCCAAAACACTCCCGCGACCCCCGAGGATCTCGCGGACGGGCTCGCCCAGATCGTGCGAGAGGAATGTGATCGCGCGGGCCTTGAATACCCACGGGTGTCGATAGAACCCGGGCGTGCCATTGCGGGGCCTGCGGCGCTGACCCTGTACACCGTCGGGACCGTGAAAGACGTAGCGATTGGCGGTCCCTATCACCGCTGGTATGTGTCCGTCGACGGCGGTATGAGCGACAACATTCGCACCGCGCTCTACGATGCCGACTACTCCTGTCTGCTAGCTTCCCGCGTGTCCTTGGCTGATCCGGCGGTAGTTCGGGTGGTGGGTAAACACTGCGAAAGCGGGGACATCGTGGTGAAAGACGAATACCTTCCGGCCGATGTTCGTCGCGGTGACTTGCTCGCTGTGCCTGTCACCGGCGCGTACTGCTTCTCCCTCGCCTCGAATTACAACCATGTTCCCCGGCCCGCCGTCGTCGCCGTTCGGGACGGGAAAATCCATACCATCGTGCGGCGAGAGACTGAGGATGACTTATTAGCTCGCGACGTGGGCTGA
- a CDS encoding bifunctional alpha,alpha-trehalose-phosphate synthase (UDP-forming)/trehalose-phosphatase: MPTHDLVVVANRLPVDRKTLPDGSTEWVPSPGGLVTAMETVMKDVDSGAWVGWPGTPDEDLPPFEADGMFLYPVQLSVEDVEKYYEGFSNGTLWPLYHDVIADPTFHRGWWDIYLAVNRRFARAAISIAAPGATIWVHDYQLQLVPEMIRASRPDVRIGFFNHIPFPPFELFAQLPKRNQVLRGLLGADLIGFQREHDTLNFLTCVRQLLGYQISDRNVRVPGIGSRPSREATAQAFPISIDAAAITAMSQEPDIKQRARELRQEMGNPRKIVLGVDRLDYTKGIRHRLKAYGELLADEAIDPHEVVMIQVATPSRERVEAYRQLRDEVELTVGRINGDYAPIGRPAISYQHRSFDRRDMTALYMAADVLLVTALRDGMNLVAKEYVAAREDLRGVLVLSQFAGAADELRAATLVNPHDIDELKTAILDALNTSDEEQERRMTSLRRQVIDHDVTYWAKSFLTQLEELDKPDHDPACPPVRLLAHDHPSSEDLSRATQAFITVPRLLIASDFDGVLAPLMNDRHAAKPLAGSMGSLRALSELPGVNVALVSGRSLADLEQLAQMPSSVTLIGSHGGEVGPLSPQMDADVLDMGSTIMTEERELLLRSITRTLQVIATHHPGAEVEVKPTSAVLHTRNCRGRGSANATEEALTYARSLPNAHVTPGKEVVEFAVVHTSKGMALESLRRACAADAVLYLGDDVTDEYAFGVLHAGDLGIKVGDGDTAASFRLPDPETVQEYLGQLLRMRRDVV, from the coding sequence GTGCCCACACACGACCTCGTCGTTGTCGCCAACCGTCTACCCGTGGATCGCAAAACTTTGCCAGACGGGAGCACGGAGTGGGTTCCCAGCCCGGGAGGGCTGGTGACCGCGATGGAGACGGTGATGAAGGACGTCGACTCCGGCGCATGGGTGGGGTGGCCGGGTACTCCCGACGAAGACCTTCCCCCATTCGAGGCTGACGGAATGTTCCTCTACCCGGTGCAGCTGAGTGTCGAGGATGTCGAAAAGTATTACGAAGGTTTTTCCAACGGCACTCTATGGCCGCTGTACCACGACGTGATCGCCGACCCGACCTTCCACCGAGGCTGGTGGGATATCTATCTCGCAGTCAACCGCCGATTTGCGCGCGCAGCGATTTCGATTGCCGCACCCGGCGCCACCATTTGGGTACACGACTATCAGCTTCAGTTGGTACCGGAAATGATCCGCGCCAGTCGCCCCGATGTGCGGATCGGTTTCTTCAACCACATTCCCTTCCCTCCCTTTGAACTATTCGCGCAATTACCCAAACGCAATCAGGTGCTGCGGGGTCTGCTCGGGGCCGACCTCATTGGTTTTCAGCGCGAGCATGACACCCTCAACTTTTTAACCTGTGTGCGCCAACTCCTCGGATACCAGATCTCTGACCGCAATGTGCGCGTACCGGGGATCGGTTCCCGCCCCTCCCGAGAAGCAACCGCCCAAGCATTTCCGATTTCCATTGACGCCGCAGCAATCACGGCCATGTCGCAAGAACCCGACATAAAACAGCGTGCCCGTGAACTTCGCCAGGAAATGGGGAACCCGCGCAAAATCGTGCTCGGCGTGGACCGGCTGGACTACACCAAAGGCATCAGGCATCGGTTAAAGGCATATGGTGAATTGCTGGCCGACGAAGCAATCGACCCTCATGAGGTCGTGATGATCCAGGTCGCAACCCCCTCGCGGGAGCGCGTGGAGGCCTACCGTCAGCTGCGAGACGAAGTTGAACTCACCGTCGGGCGAATCAACGGCGACTACGCGCCAATTGGCCGGCCCGCCATTTCATATCAGCACCGTTCTTTTGACCGGCGAGACATGACAGCGCTCTATATGGCAGCGGACGTTCTGCTCGTCACCGCTCTGCGCGACGGCATGAACCTCGTCGCCAAGGAATACGTCGCGGCCCGCGAGGACCTTCGGGGAGTGCTGGTGCTGTCTCAATTCGCGGGTGCCGCAGACGAACTGCGCGCGGCAACCCTTGTGAACCCGCACGATATCGATGAATTGAAAACCGCAATTCTCGACGCCTTAAACACCTCGGATGAGGAACAGGAACGCCGGATGACCTCACTGCGGCGTCAAGTTATTGATCATGACGTCACCTACTGGGCCAAGAGCTTCCTCACCCAATTAGAGGAATTAGATAAACCTGACCACGACCCGGCCTGCCCGCCGGTTCGGCTCCTGGCGCATGATCACCCATCTTCGGAGGACCTCAGCCGGGCAACCCAGGCATTTATTACCGTGCCCCGTCTGCTGATTGCCTCAGATTTCGATGGGGTGCTCGCACCGTTGATGAATGATCGCCATGCCGCCAAGCCCTTAGCCGGGTCCATGGGCTCCCTGCGCGCCCTGTCGGAATTACCGGGGGTCAATGTGGCTTTGGTCAGCGGTCGCAGTCTGGCCGATTTGGAGCAGCTAGCCCAGATGCCCAGTTCCGTCACATTAATCGGTTCGCACGGGGGTGAGGTCGGCCCCCTATCCCCCCAGATGGATGCCGATGTGCTCGACATGGGATCCACCATCATGACCGAGGAACGTGAGCTGCTGCTGCGCTCAATTACGCGAACTTTGCAGGTGATCGCCACTCATCATCCAGGAGCCGAAGTCGAGGTCAAGCCCACCTCAGCTGTTTTGCACACCCGAAATTGCCGTGGTCGTGGCTCAGCGAACGCAACCGAAGAAGCCTTAACCTATGCGCGATCGCTTCCGAATGCACACGTCACCCCCGGCAAAGAGGTGGTGGAATTCGCCGTGGTCCACACCTCTAAGGGCATGGCGCTTGAGTCGTTACGCCGCGCCTGCGCCGCTGACGCCGTGCTGTACCTCGGCGACGATGTCACCGATGAGTACGCGTTCGGGGTTTTACACGCTGGTGACCTAGGAATCAAGGTCGGAGACGGCGACACCGCCGCATCATTCCGGCTACCGGATCCAGAGACAGTCCAGGAGTACCTAGGCCAGCTCCTTAGGATGCGTCGGGATGTTGTCTGA
- the tsaD gene encoding tRNA (adenosine(37)-N6)-threonylcarbamoyltransferase complex transferase subunit TsaD encodes MKTPVVLGVESSCDETGFGIVSDGILLGQSLASSAAAHARFGGVVPEIAARAHLDAAVPTLRLALEDAGITPGELTHVAVTSGPGLATAVHVGLAAAKAIAWSLNLPLYGVHHLAGHAAADTLEHGPLPPRSIVLIVSGGHTSILKVGDLVRDPIIHLGDTLDDAAGEAFDKVARLLGLGYPGGPEVSAAAVGGDREAFAFPRAFMKSGDAPYTFSFSGLKTAVARAVETCERTGAEVPVADVAASFEHAVVDVLVHKAVRACRDEGLDTLVIVGGVAANRHLREVAAQKCASAGINLRVPPVRLCTDNGAMIAAVGDLLARAGAQPSGYGMSADPSAVLHGAQLPLPA; translated from the coding sequence GTGAAAACCCCAGTGGTCCTCGGCGTTGAATCTTCTTGCGACGAAACCGGTTTCGGTATCGTCAGCGACGGCATCCTGCTCGGTCAAAGCCTGGCTTCCAGTGCCGCCGCCCACGCTCGCTTTGGTGGCGTGGTTCCAGAAATCGCTGCGCGCGCACATCTGGACGCCGCGGTTCCCACCTTGCGACTGGCGCTCGAGGACGCCGGCATCACCCCTGGAGAGCTCACCCATGTGGCGGTGACCTCGGGACCAGGTTTGGCCACCGCGGTGCACGTGGGTCTGGCCGCAGCGAAGGCGATCGCATGGTCACTTAACCTGCCGCTGTACGGGGTGCACCACCTAGCCGGGCATGCGGCAGCCGACACACTTGAACACGGTCCGTTGCCCCCTCGAAGCATCGTTCTGATCGTTTCCGGCGGGCACACGTCTATTCTCAAAGTAGGCGATCTCGTCCGTGATCCGATCATTCACCTTGGCGACACACTCGATGATGCTGCCGGTGAGGCCTTTGACAAGGTGGCGCGCCTGCTAGGACTTGGATATCCCGGGGGTCCGGAGGTGTCGGCAGCAGCTGTCGGTGGCGACCGCGAAGCTTTCGCCTTCCCGCGAGCTTTCATGAAGTCGGGCGATGCGCCGTACACCTTTTCGTTTTCCGGTCTGAAAACCGCGGTGGCTCGGGCAGTAGAGACCTGTGAGCGTACGGGAGCTGAGGTTCCCGTCGCCGATGTGGCTGCGTCCTTCGAGCACGCGGTGGTCGATGTTTTGGTGCATAAAGCAGTGCGTGCGTGTCGGGATGAAGGGCTGGATACCTTAGTGATCGTGGGTGGGGTGGCTGCGAATCGGCACCTGCGCGAGGTGGCCGCACAAAAGTGTGCCAGCGCCGGGATTAACCTGAGGGTTCCGCCGGTGCGTCTGTGCACTGATAACGGGGCCATGATCGCGGCGGTGGGTGACCTGTTGGCGCGTGCCGGTGCTCAGCCGAGCGGATACGGGATGTCTGCCGATCCGTCGGCTGTGTTGCATGGTGCCCAGTTGCCGCTTCCGGCCTGA